GTTCATTGCGGCGGCCGCCCAACGCACCCAACACATTCGTCTCGGCACCGGTGTGAGCTCGCTCCCCTACCACCAGCCCCTGATGCTGGCCGACCGAATGGTGCTACTCGACCACCTCACCCGCGGTCGGGTGATGTTCGGGGTGGGGCCGGGTGCGTTGCCATCGGACGCATTCATGATGGGGATCGACGTGAGCCGACAGCGGGACATGATGGAAGAGGCCTTCGAGGTGATCCTGGCCCTCCTGGAGGGGGCGGCCCCGGTAACCCACGAAAGCAGTTGGTTCACGTTGCGTGATGCGCGCCTCCAGTTGCGGCCCTACTCGCAGCCCTGTTTCGAGATCGCTGTGGCGGCGCAGATCTCGCCGTCGGGCCCCCGGTTGGCCGGCAAGCACGGCGTGTCGCTGCTGTCGCTCGGGGCCACCAATCAGGGCGGGTTTGATGTGCTGGGCTCTCATTGGAACGTGATGGAGGAGCGCAGCGCGGAGTTCGGTACGGTCGTTGATCGGCAAAAGTGGCGTCTCGTTGGTCCGATGCATATTGCCGACAGCAAAGAGCAGGCCTACCACGACGTGACGTTCGGACTCCCCCAGTGGGTGGATTATTTTCAGCGGGTCGCCGCTCTACCATTAGGCCCGGACACCACCGATGTGGAGGAGATGGCGAATGCCATGAACGCCTCGGGGTTTGCGGTGATCGGCACGGTGGAGGATGCCAAAGCCCAGATCGCCCGACTGGTCGAGCAGTCGGGTGGCTTCGGCACCTTTCTCAACATGGCGCATGAGTGGGCCGACCGTGAGGCCACCTGGCACAGTTACGAATTGTTGGCCCGTTACGTCTTCCCAGAGTTCCAGGGGTCGGCTGTGTCAGCTGAGGCGAGCCGGGATTGGGCGGCGGAGCGTCGTCCCGAGTTCATGTCGGCGGCCACCGCCGCCGTGATGGAGGCGATTCAGTCGCATCATGCTTCCGAGTGACCGGTCGTCGAGGTGGGGCTAGGGCCGAGGGATGAAGGGCGTTGCTACCACCCGGGCGGGCATCTGGGCCCCGCGCCCGTCGATGACGACCTCGGTACCGACCGCCAGATCCGGCGGAAGGAAGGCCAGGGCGATCCCGTGCCCAAGCATCGGGGAGAAGTTGCCGCTGGTCACCACCCCCACCGATGCCTCGTCCACCAGCACGGACTGATCAGCTCTCGGTGGCCGCCGGCCCTCCACCGCTAGTCCTCTGAGGTGCCGGGCGACGCCGCGCTCTCGCTCGGCCAGCAGGGCGTCGCGTCCGCAGAAGCCACCCTCTTTATCCCAGGCCACCACCCAACCCAGGCCGGCCTGCAGGGTGGTGATGCCGGAGCCGAGTTCGTGACCGTGGAGGGGAAGAGCCGCCTCGAGCCGCAGCGTGTCCCGTGCGCCCAACCCGGCCGGCACGACGCCGGCGGCCAGCAAGCCATCCCAGACGATGTGCGCTTCCGCCGCCGGCACGGCCAACTCGACGCCGTCTTCCCCGGTGTAGCCGGTGCCGGCCACGACGCAGGTGACCCCCGCCACCGGGGCCGTCCCCACGCGAAAGCGGCCGATGGCCGCCGCGTCGGGGGCAATGGTGGCCAGGCGGGACCGGGCCCCCGGGCCCTGCACGGCGATGATGGCGCGAGACGCGGTCACGTCGTCGCCGCCGATCGCGCCCACGACGTCATGGGTGTTGGACGCATTGGGCATCACGTCGAAGATGTCTTCGGCCGTCCACCACACGATGATGTCGTCGAGGACTGAGGCATCGGCCTCGTTGAGGAGATGGGTGTATTGGGCGCGGCCGGGGGTGATCTTTGTGAGGTCGTTGGTAAACGCCGCCTGGAGGCGGGCGAAGGCATCTCGGCCCTCGACTCGCACCGTGCCGAGATGACTCACGTCGAAGGCCACCGCGTCGGCGCGACAGGCCCGGTGTTCTGCGAGGGTGCCCTCGCCATAGGACAAGGGCATGTCCCACCCGCCGAAGGGCACCATCTTGGCCCCCAGAGCTCGATGCGCGGCATCGAGGGGAGAGGTTCGCGGATCCACCGATACGAACCTATCGGGCGATTGAGGTGACGCCATCCTCGGGGGCCGGGGGGTTGGTGAGGGGGCGCAGTTCCAAGATGGCGGCATCAACCTGCTCCACCACGCCGTCGAGGGCGAGAAGGTTGAGTACCCCCTGGCCCTGATACTTATTGACGACGTCAATCAGGTTCTCGCCGGGGCGCACGAGCACGACGCTGTCCCCCGCAATCACCAATTGAGCGGCCGATAAGTCGTCGCCCAGGTCACGCAAATATTGAAAGGCGGAACGCACCCGATCGAGGCGCTGTCCGGCATCGATCAGGGTCTTGATCATGCGCAACTCGATGAGGTCCTTGTAGGAGTATCGCCGCCGCGAACCACTCCCCTTGGCATCGGCGAGCGACGGCCGGATCAGGTCGGTGCGGGCCCAGTAATCGAGTTGGCGGTAGGTGATGCCAACAATGTCGGCGGTCTCTCGACCGCTAAATCCCTCTGTGCTCATGACAGGCGTCCCTCGCTGGTAGCGGGCCCTAATGGGTGGGTTCGGGCGGGTAACACCAGTGGAGTTACACTGATGTGGTTGTGCCCGAGCACACTACGAGTAGGGCGTCGAGTCGTCAACGGGCAATGCTGTCGCGCCTCACCCTCGCCTCCCCTGTGGCCCGCCTCCGCTAGGGGATGCGGTAGTGGTGGAGCGACTGGCCGGTCCCTTCACTGATGGTGGCGTAGCCGTTCCCGTCGGCATCGAACGCGATCGCTTCGCCCTGGACCTCAGGCGGGGTCGGGCCGTTGCAGGCGATGCCGGCCATGGCCTCGGTGACGCTTTGGCCGTCGGTTCGGGCGAAGATCCGGGTTCCGCCGTACACCCGCAGGGCGATCTCGCGGCCGCTCTGGGAAATCGAGGCCCCGGTCACGGCAGAGAGGGCACCGCTTCCGACGTTGATCTCCCCCGCTTTCTCCAGGGTGGTGAGGCTGCCAGCGGCGGGAATTCCAGACGTCCGGTATACGCCGATCACGCCCCCGCCGAGTTTCTTTTCAACGATGACGAGGTCGCCCGTGGTGGGGTCCACCAG
This is a stretch of genomic DNA from Acidimicrobiia bacterium. It encodes these proteins:
- a CDS encoding LLM class flavin-dependent oxidoreductase; protein product: MDWPLSFGVFLAPFHPVGQNPTLALERDLDLVVHLDALGFDEVWIGEHHSAGYEIIASPEVFIAAAAQRTQHIRLGTGVSSLPYHQPLMLADRMVLLDHLTRGRVMFGVGPGALPSDAFMMGIDVSRQRDMMEEAFEVILALLEGAAPVTHESSWFTLRDARLQLRPYSQPCFEIAVAAQISPSGPRLAGKHGVSLLSLGATNQGGFDVLGSHWNVMEERSAEFGTVVDRQKWRLVGPMHIADSKEQAYHDVTFGLPQWVDYFQRVAALPLGPDTTDVEEMANAMNASGFAVIGTVEDAKAQIARLVEQSGGFGTFLNMAHEWADREATWHSYELLARYVFPEFQGSAVSAEASRDWAAERRPEFMSAATAAVMEAIQSHHASE
- the gcvT gene encoding glycine cleavage system aminomethyltransferase GcvT is translated as MASPQSPDRFVSVDPRTSPLDAAHRALGAKMVPFGGWDMPLSYGEGTLAEHRACRADAVAFDVSHLGTVRVEGRDAFARLQAAFTNDLTKITPGRAQYTHLLNEADASVLDDIIVWWTAEDIFDVMPNASNTHDVVGAIGGDDVTASRAIIAVQGPGARSRLATIAPDAAAIGRFRVGTAPVAGVTCVVAGTGYTGEDGVELAVPAAEAHIVWDGLLAAGVVPAGLGARDTLRLEAALPLHGHELGSGITTLQAGLGWVVAWDKEGGFCGRDALLAERERGVARHLRGLAVEGRRPPRADQSVLVDEASVGVVTSGNFSPMLGHGIALAFLPPDLAVGTEVVIDGRGAQMPARVVATPFIPRP
- a CDS encoding MerR family transcriptional regulator codes for the protein MSTEGFSGRETADIVGITYRQLDYWARTDLIRPSLADAKGSGSRRRYSYKDLIELRMIKTLIDAGQRLDRVRSAFQYLRDLGDDLSAAQLVIAGDSVVLVRPGENLIDVVNKYQGQGVLNLLALDGVVEQVDAAILELRPLTNPPAPEDGVTSIAR